In one Oncorhynchus masou masou isolate Uvic2021 chromosome 23, UVic_Omas_1.1, whole genome shotgun sequence genomic region, the following are encoded:
- the LOC135510470 gene encoding shootin-1-like, with amino-acid sequence MWTQGEDTNAAASGGESSCSSEDEGDIQCEILEKQRDEANQKLSEMEEVSSQLLKEMEVLEMQFQIERSCRENAEALAVKVTKDNKVLKRRSQALLPFIPELPENLEADLGVDPDPDGDSGEDAVLQGQAQIRELQASVDQLLGEKLRLCEQVEALRAEQNQLKEQLALEIDEREAILKKVSKQNKTMNKMKRVSQLVTEEFTEISQKLELEQGLRQHAEVFAHQVLVKQKQTQRQSMVLQQSSETSMQLQQALEQVAHINSTLQDIQLYYRNQVKQTQCALEESSVLSELQIVRGQLESSEKERRTMETHLREAQITAAHLQGEVKHLQDRLKDQVSKADQPVEDNSTTAAPPPPPPPPPPPPPPPLPPTPSSTVVDQLVVLRNKRKESVNNTDKNKPDPSVDMKTKAVDEMMERIKKGIVLRPTLRPQPGSEDDSAWRDHRSEKRKSAVLDLKGMLDTMKRPGHRRAGSRKRISRNVGEAELHLVLLRRRRAMGDGQDTPGPSPTPSPAPPTTKIQGPQPGGPAAGALLCAGERGSTPVLRRLQQNREKRNSRIRSSELIICQEEI; translated from the exons ATGTGGACCCAAGGGGAAGACACCAACGCTGCAG CATCTGGTGGAGAAAGCAGTTGCTCCTCTGAAGATGAAGGAGACATTCAG TGTGAGATTCTGGAGAAGCAGAGGGATGAAGCCAATCAGAAGCTATCTGAGATGGAGGAAG TGTCCTCTCAGCTGTTGAAGGAGATGGAAGTTCTGGAGATGCAGTTCCAGATTGAACGCTCCTGCAGGGAGAATGCAGAGGCCCTGGCTGTCAAG GTGACCAAAGACAACAAGGTTCTGAAGAGGAGGAGCCAGGCTCTGCTGCCATTCATCCCAGAGCTTCCTGAAAACCTGGAGGCTGACCTTGGGGTCGATCCCGACCCTGATGGGGACAGCGGGGAGGATGCTGTGCTGCAAGGACAGGCCCAGATAAGAG AACTGCAGGCCTCGGTGGACCAGCTGCTGGGGGAGAAGCTGCGGCTGTGTGAGCAGGTGGAGGCCCTGAGGGCAGAGCAAAACCAGCTCAAAGAACAG CTGGCCCTAGAGATTGATGAGAGAGAGGCCATACTGAAGAAAGTCTCCAAACAGAACAAGACCATGAATAAGATGAAGAGAG TGTCCCAGCTTGTGACAGAGGAGTTCACAGAGATCAGTCAGAAACTGGAGCTGGAGCAGGGCCTCAGACAGCACGCAGAAGTCTTCGCCCACCAG gTGTTGGTGAAGCAGAAGCAAACCCAGAGACAGAGCATGGTGCTGCAGCAGAGTTCAGAGACAAGTATGCAGCTCCAACAGGCTCTGGAACAGGTGGCCCACATCAACAGTACCTTACAGGACATACAGCTCTACTACCGAAACCag GTGAAGCAGACCCAGTGTGCTCTGGAGGagagcagtgttctgtctgagCTGCAGATTGTCAGAGGCCAGCTGGAGAGcagtgagaaggagaggaggaccatggAGACCCATCTAAGGGAGGCGCAGATCACTGCCGCCCACCTCCAGGGAGAAG TGAAACATCTCCAGGATAGGCTGAAAGACCAGGTTTCCAAAGCTGACCAACCAGTGGAGGACAACTCAACCactgctgctcctcctcctcctcctcctcctcctcctcctcctcctccccctcccttgcCCCCAACTCCCTCCAGCACTGTTGTTGA TCAACTTGTCGTCCTGCGCAACAAGAGGAAGGAGTCCGTCAACAACACTGATAAGAATA AGCCAGATCCTTCTGTGGACATGAAGACCAAAGCGGTGGatgagatgatggagaggataaAGAAAGGCATCGTCCTGAGACCCACCCTGAGACCACAG CCTGGATCAGAAGATGACAGTGCATGGAGG GACCATAGGAGTGAGAAGAGAAAGTCAGCCGTGCTGGATCTAAAAGGAATGCTG GATACCATGAAACGCCCAGGCCACAGGAGGGCGGGGTCACGGAAGAGGATAAGCCGAAACGTAGGGGAGGCGGAGCTACATCTGGTGCTACTGAGGAGGAGGCGGGCCATGGGGGATGGACAGGACACCCCCGGACCCTCCCCAACCCCCTCTCCAGCCCCTCCCACCACCAAGATCCAAG GTCCCCAGCCGGGTGGCCCAGCAGCAGGTGCCCTTCTCTGCGCAGGAGAGCGTGGCAGCACCCCTGTGCTCAGGAGGCTCcagcagaacagagagaagaggaactCTCGTATCAGATCATCAGAACTGATCATCTGCCAGGAGGAGATCTGA